A single region of the Anticarsia gemmatalis isolate Benzon Research Colony breed Stoneville strain chromosome 19, ilAntGemm2 primary, whole genome shotgun sequence genome encodes:
- the LOC142980932 gene encoding 3'(2'),5'-bisphosphate nucleotidase 1 isoform X1, with the protein MTTSVPVIVRLLASSVSVASRAGKIVRDVMSKGELGIIEKGKDDYQTEADRSAQRCIVASLSALYPKVNIIGEEDSPDNEGDVASDWLVSEADKEVLSLECPANLKGVKEEDIVVWVDPLDGTSEYTQGALMLKRDPWERWKMYLTHPFISIKWYLSLLQSNYGFLEHVTVLIGISVNEKPVAGVIHQPYYKTMMGTEKIMGRTIWGLQEAGVGGFTLAPPPDSLVITTTRSHSNPLVERALQVMNATQILRVGGAGYKVLQLLEGNASIYVFASPGCKKWDTCAPEAVLSAAGGKLTDILGNFYKYGAAESHPNKTGVLAAVNDELHSYALNRLPQELKDTLANK; encoded by the exons ATGACGACAAGTGTTCCCGTTATTGTGAGATTGTTAGCTTCTTCGGTCTCGGTGGCCAGCAGAGCGGGGAAAATAGTGCGCGATGTTATGAGTAAAGGAGAACTGGGAATTATTGAGAAG GGCAAAGATGACTACCAGACAGAAGCAGACAGGTCTGCACAACGTTGCATTGTTGCTTCACTATCAGCACTCTACCCTAAAGTGAATATTATTGGTGAAGAAGACAGCCCTGATAATGAG gGTGATGTTGCAAGTGACTGGCTGGTATCTGAAGCTGACAAAGAAGTATTATCCTTAGAGTGTCCTGCTAATCTTAAAGGTGTCAAAGAGGAAGATATTGTTGTATGGGTTGATCCTCTTGATGGTACTTCAGAGTATACTCAAG GTGCCCTTATGTTGAAGAGAGATCCATGGGAAAGATGGAAAATGTACTTAACACATCCTTTTATAAGTATCAAGTGGTATTTAAGTTTGCTCCAATCAAATTATG GGTTCCTGGAACATGTGACTGTTTTAATTGGCATATCTGTTAATGAGAAACCAGTAGCTGGTGTTATTCATCAGCCATACTACAAGACTATGATGGGGACTGAAAAGATAATGGGAAGAACTATCTGGGGCCTACAAGAAGCAGGTGTGGGAGGATTTACTCTTGCTCCTCCCCCAGACTCTCTGGTCATCACCACAACTAGAAGTCATTCTAATCCTCTGGTAGAGAGGGCTTTACAAGTCATGAATGCAACACAAATTCTCAGAGTTGGTGGTGCTGGTTATAAG GTACTACAACTATTGGAAGGTAACGCGTCAATTTACGTGTTTGCCAGTCCTGGTTGCAAAAAATGGGACACTTGTGCTCCTGAAGCGGTGCTATCCGCGGCTGGCGGTAAGTTGACCGATATTCTTGGCAACTTCTACAAGTATGGCGCCGCCGAGTCGCACCCTAACAAAACTGGTGTATTAGCAGCTGTCAATGATGAACTGCATTCTTATGCTCTCAATAGATTACCACAAGAGTTAAAGGATACAttagctaataaataa
- the Polr1C gene encoding RNA polymerase I and III subunit C codes for MPEMSEKPRVLLEEFRVKNAPNDYGMADEKWSFKKFTKKLRIVIVRMDNFEMEFDLIGAQPAFANAFRRLMLSEVPSMAIEKVMIRNNTSIIQDEVLAHRLGLIPLKADPRLFEYRTEDATEGSEFDTLEFSMKVKCTMNKSQPKDSYRAEDLYDNHSIYSSQIKWQPIGNQASVYKETDIGPVHNDILISKMRPGHELDLQLIAVKGIGKDHAKFSPVATASYRLLPEVTLTREVRGSEASLLQSCFAPGVISIDSEGKAYVRDARYDTCSRNVFRYDEIKDAVILSRVRDHFIFNVESVGAMPPNVIFVEAVKILRDKCKSFLEELNKFT; via the exons ATGCCGGAGATGAGCGAAAAACCTCGTGTATTGCTGGAAGAGTTTCGTGTAAAG aatgcACCTAACGATTATGGAATGGCTGATGAAAAATGGAGCTTCAAAAAATTTACCAAAAAGCTTCGTATTGTCATCGTGCGGATGGATAATTTTGAAATGGAATTTGATTTGATCGGCGCTCAGCCCGCGTTTGCGAATGCGTTTCGCAGATTGATGTTGAGTGAAGTACCAAGTATGGCGATTGAGAAAGTTATGATTCGGAATAATACATCTATCATACAGGATGAGGTTCTAGCACATAGACTAGGTCTCATCCCATTGAAAGCTGATCCTAGACTGTTTGAATACCGCACTGAAG atGCCACAGAGGGATCAGAATTTGACACATTAGAATTTTCAATGAAAGTCAAGTGCACTATGAATAAATCACAACCTAAGGATTCTTACAGAGCCGAGGATTTATATGACAACCATAGCA TTTATTCATCCCAGATCAAATGGCAACCTATTGGCAACCAAGCTTCTGTTTACAAGGAAACAGATATTGGCCCTGTGCACAATGATATTCTTATTTCTAAAATGAGGCCTGGCCATGAACTGGATTTGCAACTAATTGCTGTCAAGGGCATTGGCAAGGATCATGCTAAATTTTCGCCAGTTG CTACGGCATCCTATCGCCTGTTACCAGAAGTAACATTGACACGGGAAGTTCGCGGCAGCGAAGCATCTTTGCTACAGAGTTGTTTCGCCCCTGGCGTCATTAGCATTGATTCTGAAGGGAAAGCCTATGTGCGTGACGCCAGATACGACACATGCAGTCGAAATGTGTTCCGTTATGATGAAATCAAGGATGCTGTCATATTGAGTAGAGTTCGAGACCATTTCATAT TTAATGTCGAGTCTGTTGGAGCAATGCCGccaaatgtaatatttgtggAAGCTGTGAAAATATTAAGAGACAAGTGCAAATCATTTTTAGAGGAATTAAATAAGTTCAcataa
- the LOC142981008 gene encoding uncharacterized protein LOC142981008 → MPPKRKKLGRPPGSKNKRTSGKDVNKIKLKKNGKSADNRTRFQCNMCNNNFPTLKALRTHEKLELSNVFNIKALYRCQECTKKFRFKKSYQEHLLMEHSKLPDSVACDKCNVRCPDKATLEEHIKKVHERDIFLCPHCNKEFVRQSHVIRHMAQSGCDGNTVFAYACEICNSTFSRKDNLAVHIRLQHIFRKEYYCKYCLFSTKNFSKLINHWHKNHAETPDQYQCNECGKWISSRAAMTKHLEIHGTKKYSCEVCSYTTFTVEVMRRHVLTHVDDKPHKCTLCDKSYIQRAQLQRHLEKHTGNMCTLCGATFTSRAKMLIHLRSHMGLEKLLCPIKTCQYHTKEFINEASLNNHLNVHLDVKPFSCEVCDKTFHSEVNLRRHLDTHTLDRPRRCMYCVSARAYVRGEQLMRHVRKHHPNVFRAHLQHVRTVLGTNVNSSDRVKKSEIESVLNLLDVESDRILQGYSGAGVLYGGMQEDGELPADQKDKKTKSPLMSEEELADNLNKLITQLIDKDTLLLFGWPDESVDVVLERVIEQCGARPADREKWTRVQRLRENTKHLFLYVLEDKNIARMLDTHTIDQIITHILKQVTEEDDEKQEETST, encoded by the exons atgccaCCCAAACGTAAGAAACTAGGTAGACCGCCTGGGTCCAAAAATAAGCGAACCTCTGGTAAAGACGTAAACAAGATAAAACTGAAGAAAAATGGTAAATCAGCCGATAATCGGACGAGATTTCAGTGTAATATGTGCAACAATAACTTTCCAACACTAAAGGCATTAAGGACACATGAAAAATTAGAACTATCTAACGTATTTAacataaag GCTTTATACCGCTGCCAAGAATGTACAAAAAAATTCAGATTTAAAAAGAGCTACCAAGAGCATCTGTTGATGGAACATTCTAAGTTACCTGATAGTGTAGCTTGTGACAAGTGTAATGTACGTTGTCCAGATAAAGCTACATTAGAGGAACATATAAAGAAGGTGCATGAAAGAGATATATTTTTGTGCCCACATTGCAACAAGGAGTTTGTGCGCCAATCACATGTGATAAGACATATGGCACAAAGTGGCTGTGATGGCAACACAGTATTTGCTTATGCCTGTGAG ATATgtaattcaacattttcaaGAAAGGACAATCTGGCTGTCCACATTAGACTGCAGCATATTTTCAGAAAGGAATACTATTGCAAGTACTGTTTGTTCAGtactaagaatttctcaaaACTTATCAACCATTGGCATAAAAATCATGCAG aaacaccggaTCAGTACCAATGTAACGAGTGTGGAAAATGGATCAGTTCTCGTGCAGCTATGACCAAACACCTGGAGATACATGGAACTAAGAAATACTCCTGTGAAGTG TGTAGCTACACCACATTCACGGTGGAGGTGATGCGGCGCCACGTGCTGACGCACGTGGACGACAAGCCGCACAAGTGCACGCTCTGCGACAAGTCGTACATCCAGCGCGCGCAGCTGCAGCGACACCTGGAGAAACACACCGGCAACATGTGCACGCTGTGTGGCGCCACCTTCACCTCCAGGGCTAA AATGCTTATCCACTTGCGAAGTCACATGGGATTGGAAAAATTATTATGCCCAATTAAAACGTGCCAGTACCACACGAAGGAGTTTATCAATGAAGCCAGTTTGAATAACCATTTAAATGTACATTTAGACGTAAAAC CTTTCAGCTGCGAGGTGTGCGACAAGACGTTCCACTCGGAGGTGAACCTGCGGCGCCACCTGGACACGCACACGCTGGACCGGCCGCGGCGCTGCATGTACTGCGTGTCGGCGCGCGCCTACGTGCGCGGCGAGCAGCTCATGCGCCACGTGCGCAAGCACCACCCCAACGTGTTCCGCGCGCACCTGCAACACGTGCGGACCGTGCTG GGCACCAACGTTAACTCATCAGATAGAGTGAAAAAATCCGAAATAGAATCGGTCCTCAATCTGCTCGATGTAGAGTCCGATCGCATTTTGCAAGGATATAGCGGAGCCGGCGTTCTCTACGGCGGCATGCAGGAGGATGGAGAACTCCCTGCGGATCAAAAAGACAAG aaaacgAAAAGTCCTCTCATGTCTGAAGAAGAGTTAGCAgacaatttgaataaattaattacgcAACTGATTGATAAGGATACGCTACTCTTGTTTGGTTGGCCAGATGAAAGTGTAGATGTG GTGCTGGAAAGAGTGATAGAGCAATGTGGCGCTCGGCCGGCGGATCGCGAGAAGTGGACACGAGTACAGCGCCTTCGTGAAAACACTAAGCATTTGTTCCTGTATGTGTTAGAGGACAAGAATATTGCGCGCATGCTTGATACGCACACCATCGATCAAATCATTACCCACATTCTCAAGCAGGTCACTGAGGAAGATGATGAAAAACAAGAAGAAACCTCAACGTGA
- the LOC142980931 gene encoding luciferin 4-monooxygenase-like, whose amino-acid sequence MSVTVHNNVVSGPEERGIPAHLSFGQFLYDQLKNGGDNIALINAETEESVTYRQILQLSVNLAVSLQKLGLKKGDLVGLSSENRFEFAVAALAVIYCGGVLSTLNITYSPGEISHLLKITKPKFIFISPITSQNIHDCCTELSYPCKLIMFGEYDVVPDCIMYNDLIKAHVNIDDFTVVDVDGQDTVAVMCSSGTTGLPKGVMLTHINFLTLSAHMKYYFDYVQQKKNNGIVTGLSLIPWFHAYGFITTFAVMAMNIKIVFLIRFEHEQYLETIQKYKINMTTIVPPLAVFLAKHPLVLKYDLSSLVEVWCGAAPLSKDIQTAVSKRTGIDFIKQGYGLTEVTMACLVDLTSGEKVGSCGTPAPGMRVKVIDIENGKMLGPGQEGELWIKSPLRMKGYMGDQASSDALFDNEGYVRTGDIGYYDKEGYFYIVDRLKELIKYKGFQVAPAELEALLLQHKDVAEVGVVGLPDEEAGELPLAFIVAQPNAKVTEKELVEFVASKVSPAKRLRGGVIFIKEVPKNASGKILRRELRQMLKKYKSKL is encoded by the exons ATGTCCGTAACAGTACATAATAACGTGGTATCGGGACCTGAAGAACGAGGCATTCCAGCGCATTTGTCATTTGGTCAATTTCTATACGACCAGCTCAAAAATGGTGGAGATAACATAGCctta ATCAATGCTGAGACTGAGGAGTCTGTTACATACAGACAAATACTTCAACTTAGTGTGAATCTTGCAGTGAGTTTACAAAAACTTGGTTTGAAAAAAGGTGATCTTGTGGGTCTAAGCAGTGAGAACAGGTTTGAGTTTGCTGTGGCAGCTCTTGCAGTAATATACTGTGGTGGTGTGCTGTCTACGCTTAACATCACATATTCACCAG GAGAGATATCccatttactaaaaataacaaagccCAAGTTTATCTTCATATCTCCGATTACATCACAAAACATCCATGACTGCTGCACTGAACTATCTTACCCTTGCAAACTCATCATGTTTGGTGAATATGATGTTGTGCCTGATTGTATCATGTACAATGACTTGATCAAGGCACATGTCAATATTGATGACTTCACTGTTGTTGATGTTGATGGCCAAGACACAGTGGCTGTGATGTGCTCGTCGGGTACTACTGGACTGCCTAAGGGTGTGATGCTCACTCACATCAACTTCCTTACATTGTCAGCACACATGAA ataCTACTTTGATTATGTAcagcaaaagaaaaataatggtATAGTAACAGGCTTATCACTAATACCTTGGTTCCATGCTTATGGCTTTATCACAACATTTGCTGTGATGGCAATGAACatcaaaatagtatttttgattAGATTCGAACATGAGCAGTATTTGGAAACAATTCAGAAATATAAG atAAACATGACAACCATAGTCCCCCCACTTGCTGTGTTCCTAGCTAAGCACCCACTAGTCCTTAAGTATGACTTATCCTCCCTGGTTGAGGTTTGGTGTGGGGCAGCACCTTTATCTAAAGATATTCAGACAGCAGTCTCTAAAAG gacaggtatagattttataaaacaagGTTATGGGCTCACAGAAGTGACCATGGCTTGCCTTGTGGACCTGACTAGTGGAGAGAAGGTGGGCTCATGTGGAACACCTGCACCTGGCATGAGAGTCAAG GTAATAGACATAGAAAACGGCAAAATGTTAGGTCCTGGACAAGAAGGCGAGTTATGGATCAAGTCACCACTGCGTATGAAGGGTTACATGGGCGACCAGGCATCGAGCGACGCATTGTTTGACAATGAGGGATACGTTAGGACCGGAGACATCGGCTACTACGACAAAGAAGGCTACTTCTACATTGTCGACCGGCTCAAGGAACTCATTAAATATAAAGGTTTCCAG GTAGCACCAGCAGAATTAGAAGCACTACTACTTCAACACAAGGATGTCGCCGAGGTAGGCGTGGTAGGTTTGCCTGACGAGGAAGCTGGAGAATTACCACTCGCGTTCATTGTAGCGCAGCCTAACGCCAAGGTCACAGAGAAAGAGCTCGTTGAATTTGTCGCGTCAAAG GTGTCGCCGGCCAAAAGACTACGAGGGGGTGTAATTTTCATTAAAGAAGTCCCCAAAAATGCATCAGGAAAGATTCTAAGAAGGGAATTAAGACAAATgttaaagaaatacaaaagcAAGCTTTAA
- the LOC142981073 gene encoding uncharacterized protein LOC142981073, translating to MTRVKYVLLCFLMFKYTRHVYGNDGSATDVTPTTDVPLSSQSISSKDHYEFQYHKAGSRAVFSCHFSMRDFGAYIRRWYIPKYNDLPFPYTLLTTAKTTILTLNSLEDFDDGTILNCDDKTGLKHYHVNVTAAIPFYYSDNITEVYYYGDETVPFDCSAYSNNDTQNNYTHAMIKSRDKIKVLPTIKGHVNITTNHNRTMIFCIHYSVSFDEIKDVDYYTRYVSGKTKLIYMGDVKPITQLPGKYDGGAWYIYTAAVLVGAALVVFTIFHYRRRKANQLQNKRVEDTEIELDRPLPDLPMPHEYAYAEGGQSHSPEYCEIPDVPQRKISDVQNTMYYWVD from the exons ATGACTCGCGTAAAATATGTGCTATTGTGTTTTCttatgtttaaatatacaaGGCATGTCTACGGAAATGATGGCTCAG CTACCGACGTGACGCCCACCACTGATGTACCGTTGTCATCGCAAAGTATAAGTTCTAAAGATCATTATGAGTTTCAATACCACAAAGCTGGTTCAAGAGCTGTGTTTTCTTGTCACTTTTCTATGAGAGATTTTGGAGCCTACATCAGGAGATGGTATATACCAAAATATA acgACCTTCCATTTCCTTATACGTTATTAACAACAGCAAAAACCACTATATTGACCCTAAACTCGCTGGAAGATTTTGATGATGGAACAATATTGAACTGCGATGACAAAACAGGCTTAAAACATTATCATGTCAATGTTACAGCTGCCATAC CCTTTTATTACAGTGACAATATAACTGAAGTATATTACTATGGTGATGAAACAGTTCCGTTTGACTGCAGTGCCTATTCTAATAATGATACCCAGAATAATT ACACTCATGCAATGATTAAATCGAGAGATAAAATAAAGGTGTTGCCGACCATCAAAGGACATGTCAATATTACCACGAATCATAATCGAACTATGATTTTTTGCATTCATTATAGTGTATCATTTGATGAAATAAAAGATGTCGATTATTACACAAGATATGTTAGTggcaaaactaaattaatttatatgggAGATGTCAAACCGATCACACAACTACCCGGCAAATACG ACGGTGGTGCGTGGTACATCTACACGGCAGCAGTCCTCGTTGGCGCAGCTCTCGTCGTGTTTACTATCTTTCACTACAGACGACGCAAGGCGAACCAGCTCCAg AACAAACGTGTTGAAGACACAGAAATCGAACTAGACAGGCCTCTACCTGATCTCCCAATGCCGCACGAGTACGCGTACGCAGAGGGGGGACAAAGCCACAGTCCTGAGTATTGCGAAATACCTGATGTTCCTCAGAGAAAGATCAGCGATGTGCAGAACACAATGTATTATTGGGTCGACTGA
- the LOC142981057 gene encoding TRAF3-interacting protein 1-like, which yields MERDLDPEVIKSTQISLGKYVKRPPLSEKLLKKPPFRFLHDIITTVLKTTGFFENLFDDEELISDNVKDRDSKISFLNKVIFVVCSTTGKQLSAKPSKIVAGQEPEKTNELLQCLAQALDDKLSSEKAVKQYKDSIKSSQTTETKTKEPVKPTKKTNDTKKLASRSNEKLTSQKNDTSRSTLKQDKEKSNDIKSKRKEGGTNKNETSSKKTPQTKPVKKNAKDQKEPQTEEKIQSDDKSLNLYEKEKQSEVKDKEKNSATRISKLQSQDSDGSLEKEELTDEKLNIASVSPIKTEDNQDKLNASYTITENDSNSLASSTDLLERSHINVVDNISLESHEKITPKTSDNQIHSHVDNNDNATLKSIEIDLNITDKFKADTSANKELENKIIDTDRHENTITSKFTMFNGNEAKIPRPASVRPSSVRPSSSRPGAPRMREKVDNLIKESDNLLIGKVNIIAENTQNEEEEDTSLIIMDRPESTTVSQDQQELQLSSNEHGHLVQQILDSQKELSQISGKTEIEWQFGAQKAREALNQDIEQLRFNIQALSRVANPLGKLLDHIQEDVEVMRQELQQWSNIYEGVNKEMLKQKTLNEDSLMPFHTKLKQLEGDIEEKHDKINDLKILIHKNAIRIEKLLTSGNVQ from the exons ATGGAAAGAGATTTGGACCCAGAAGTTATCAAGTCTACTCAAATATCTTTGGGAAAATATGTGAAACGGCCCCCACTAAGtgaaaaattattgaagaaACCACCTTTTAGATTCTTGCACGACATCATAACAACG GTTTTGAAGACGACAGGATTTTTCGAAAACTTATTCGACGACGAAGAATTAATTTCTGATAATGTGAAGGACCGGGATAGTAAAATATCTTTTCTAAACAAAGTCATATTCGTTGTTT GTTCTACTACGGGAAAGCAGCTTTCTGCAAAACCATCAAAAATTGTAGCAGGTCAGGAGCCAGAAAAGACAAATGAGTTACTGCAATGTTTAGCACAAGCGTTAGATGACAAATTATCTTCAGAGAAAGCTGTAAAACAGTACAAAGACAGTATAAAATCATCTCAGACTACAGAGACTAAAACTAAAGAACCCGTTAAACCTACAAAGAAAACTAATGACACAAAAAAGCTTGCATCAAGGAGCAATGAAAAGTTAACAAGTCAGAAAAATGATACTTCTCGATCAACACTTAAGCAAGACAAAGAGAAATCTAATGATATTAAATCTAAACGGAAAGAAGGCGGTACTAATAAAAATGAGACTTCATCGAAGAAAACGCCACAAACTAAACCAGTTAAAAAGAATGCTAAGGATCAAAAGGAACCACAGACAGAAGAAAAGATACAGAGTGACGATAAGAGTTTGAACCTTTATGAAAAGGAAAAACAATCTGAAGTTAAAGATAAGGAGAAGAACTCTGCAACTCGTATAAGCAAACTTCAAAGTCAAGATTCAGACGGATCTTTAGAAAAGGAAGAGCTTACGGACGAGAAATTGAATATAGCATCAGTTTCTCCGATTAAAACTGAAGACAATCAAGACAAACTTAATGCGTCCTATACTATCACAGAGAATGATTCGAATTCTTTAGCATCTTCTACTGACTTGTTAGAAAgatctcatataaatgtagtTGACAATATATCCCTGGAATCTCATGAAAAAATAACACCTAAAACTTCTGACAACCAAATACATTCACATGTTGATAATAATGACAACGCGACACTTAAAAGCATAGAAATAGATTTGAATATTACTGATAAATTTAAAGCCGATACATCTGCCAATAAAGAGCTAGAGAACAAAATTATAGACACGGACAGGCACGAGAACACAATCACATCAAAATTCACAATGTTCAATGGAAATGAAGCTAAAATCCCACGACCAGCAAGTGTGAGACCATCAAGCGTAAGACCATCTTCGTCTAGACCTGGAGCACCAAGAATGAGAGAAAAAGTCGACAATCTAATCAAAGAGTCGGACAATTTACTTATCGGTAAAGTGAACATCATAGCTGAGAATACACAAAATGAAGAG GAGGAAGATACGAGTCTGATAATAATGGATCGGCCGGAAAGTACAACAGTGTCACAAGATCAACAGGAACTGCAATTATCTTCTAACGAGCACGGGCACCTCGTCCAACAGATTTTGGACTCCCAGAAGGAACTATCCCAGATATCAGGGAAAACTGAAATA GAATGGCAATTTGGTGCACAGAAAGCCAGAGAAGCACTGAATCAGGACATTGAACAACTCCGCTTTAATATTCAAGCTCTATCGCGAGTGGCGAACCCTCTCGGCAAGTTGTTAGACCACATTCAGGAAGATGTGGAAGTAATGCGTCAAGAACTACAGCAATGGTCAAACATCTATGAAGGCGTCAACAAAGAGATGCTTAAGCAGAAAAC cCTCAACGAAGATTCGCTGATGccttttcacacaaaattaaaacagcTAGAAGGCGATATTGAAGAGAAACACGACAAAATCAACGATCTCAAGATACTGAttcataaaaatgcaattaGAATTGAGAAACTACTTACTAGTGGTAATGTGcaataa
- the LOC142980932 gene encoding 3'(2'),5'-bisphosphate nucleotidase 1 isoform X2 has translation MTTSVPVIVRLLASSVSVASRAGKIVRDVMSKGELGIIEKGKDDYQTEADRSAQRCIVASLSALYPKVNIIGEEDSPDNEGDVASDWLVSEADKEVLSLECPANLKGVKEEDIVVWVDPLDGTSEYTQGFLEHVTVLIGISVNEKPVAGVIHQPYYKTMMGTEKIMGRTIWGLQEAGVGGFTLAPPPDSLVITTTRSHSNPLVERALQVMNATQILRVGGAGYKVLQLLEGNASIYVFASPGCKKWDTCAPEAVLSAAGGKLTDILGNFYKYGAAESHPNKTGVLAAVNDELHSYALNRLPQELKDTLANK, from the exons ATGACGACAAGTGTTCCCGTTATTGTGAGATTGTTAGCTTCTTCGGTCTCGGTGGCCAGCAGAGCGGGGAAAATAGTGCGCGATGTTATGAGTAAAGGAGAACTGGGAATTATTGAGAAG GGCAAAGATGACTACCAGACAGAAGCAGACAGGTCTGCACAACGTTGCATTGTTGCTTCACTATCAGCACTCTACCCTAAAGTGAATATTATTGGTGAAGAAGACAGCCCTGATAATGAG gGTGATGTTGCAAGTGACTGGCTGGTATCTGAAGCTGACAAAGAAGTATTATCCTTAGAGTGTCCTGCTAATCTTAAAGGTGTCAAAGAGGAAGATATTGTTGTATGGGTTGATCCTCTTGATGGTACTTCAGAGTATACTCAAG GGTTCCTGGAACATGTGACTGTTTTAATTGGCATATCTGTTAATGAGAAACCAGTAGCTGGTGTTATTCATCAGCCATACTACAAGACTATGATGGGGACTGAAAAGATAATGGGAAGAACTATCTGGGGCCTACAAGAAGCAGGTGTGGGAGGATTTACTCTTGCTCCTCCCCCAGACTCTCTGGTCATCACCACAACTAGAAGTCATTCTAATCCTCTGGTAGAGAGGGCTTTACAAGTCATGAATGCAACACAAATTCTCAGAGTTGGTGGTGCTGGTTATAAG GTACTACAACTATTGGAAGGTAACGCGTCAATTTACGTGTTTGCCAGTCCTGGTTGCAAAAAATGGGACACTTGTGCTCCTGAAGCGGTGCTATCCGCGGCTGGCGGTAAGTTGACCGATATTCTTGGCAACTTCTACAAGTATGGCGCCGCCGAGTCGCACCCTAACAAAACTGGTGTATTAGCAGCTGTCAATGATGAACTGCATTCTTATGCTCTCAATAGATTACCACAAGAGTTAAAGGATACAttagctaataaataa